One window of Chloroflexus aggregans DSM 9485 genomic DNA carries:
- a CDS encoding cysteine hydrolase family protein, which translates to MPAIHDLATRSVSFLHYLEQWYRNLPQVELATIVGDAPERVALCSIDMINGFCKEGPLAGPRVGALVEPVVQLFNRAYALGVRAFVLTQDTHDPATPEFASYPPHCVAGTAESQTIRELAELPFADQITVIEKNSLSSHIGTRFGAWLSEHPQIDTFVLVGDCTDLCVYTAAMHLRLEANALNLKRRVIVAANAVDTFDTPVTVARELGIYAHDGDLHHVMFLHHMAQNGVEVMNIV; encoded by the coding sequence ATGCCTGCAATTCACGATCTGGCAACGCGCAGTGTATCTTTCCTACACTATCTGGAGCAGTGGTATCGCAATCTGCCGCAAGTTGAGTTGGCAACCATTGTCGGCGATGCCCCTGAACGGGTGGCTCTCTGCTCGATTGATATGATCAACGGTTTCTGTAAAGAGGGACCGTTAGCCGGGCCACGAGTCGGTGCGCTGGTCGAGCCGGTTGTGCAGCTCTTCAACCGCGCCTACGCGCTCGGAGTACGCGCTTTTGTGCTGACGCAAGACACCCACGATCCGGCAACACCGGAATTTGCCTCATACCCACCGCACTGCGTTGCCGGCACCGCCGAGAGTCAGACGATCCGTGAACTTGCCGAGTTACCGTTTGCCGATCAGATTACCGTCATCGAGAAGAACTCGCTTAGTTCACACATCGGCACACGGTTCGGGGCATGGTTGTCTGAGCATCCCCAGATCGATACCTTCGTGCTGGTTGGTGATTGCACCGATCTCTGCGTGTACACGGCGGCAATGCATTTGCGCCTGGAGGCGAATGCGCTTAACCTCAAGCGGCGTGTGATCGTTGCCGCTAATGCCGTTGATACCTTCGACACGCCGGTAACGGTCGCACGCGAGTTGGGTATTTATGCGCACGATGGCGATCTGCATCACGTCATGTTTTTGCACCACATGGCCCAAAATGGGGTTGAGGTCATGAATATCGTGTAG
- a CDS encoding sensor domain-containing diguanylate cyclase → MKIKIAEKNAMAASHISLDQQETPWLDIDPLIAATILNCLPIAVWIVDEQYRLVVANTTYQRARPTCMPATPQAGECMLPDDSLPKCRDHWQQQYAHAVQGEHRISTIDGITYYFQPVTIKHFGKGVLVCTVQDTTLNLAIEAMPDPFGIYTALRNRSGKLIDFQIVAVNSAFCQITGYQQHELIGQRLLDLFPHYHEDGTFADLQQLLKTGEPVRRITTISDRSGTPRTFEVHAGKFNDGFVASWRDITAQYQIEHRIRQQAALLDQIADAVIATDLNYVITGWNRGAERIYGWSAEEVIGKPLGSFLKTQYTNTTMEEAALVLHQTGCWEGEVEQQRRDGQIVPIHAVVVLSRDENGTPTGIVAVNRDISERRHFEQLLMKANQRLEQAIIDARRQAAEILLVNELHDLLQVCHTFAEAAEVVAFGLERLFPRQYGYVMVRQAGTANLTLLAQWGDGTDAPAMITIDQCWALRRGLIHRTCPHESIRCAHISPNEHHCTCCIPLVVQGDIFGLLYIAGEELPRSELIVMTGDTIKLALSNLALRATLREQAIIDPLTGLYNRRYLETSLSRELHRAQREQIPLTVAMIDIDHFKQFNDQYGHDAGDTLLRELAVIFREHLRQSDLACRFGGEEFVLILPGVNQATAQTRLQHLREVVQQRQIIFAGAPLRPITISIGYFTCEKEEIEPHILLQRADAALYAAKRSGRNRVIDFSNLPTLSSDEGDK, encoded by the coding sequence ATGAAGATAAAGATAGCTGAGAAAAATGCAATGGCTGCCTCACACATCTCGTTAGACCAGCAAGAGACACCCTGGCTAGACATTGACCCACTTATTGCGGCCACCATCCTCAATTGTTTACCAATCGCGGTTTGGATTGTCGATGAACAGTACCGACTCGTCGTTGCAAACACTACCTATCAACGTGCCAGGCCGACGTGTATGCCGGCAACACCACAGGCCGGTGAGTGTATGTTACCAGATGATTCATTACCCAAGTGTCGAGACCATTGGCAACAACAGTATGCACATGCCGTGCAAGGCGAACACCGCATCTCTACCATTGATGGTATAACGTACTACTTTCAGCCGGTCACGATCAAACACTTTGGTAAGGGCGTCTTGGTTTGTACCGTGCAAGACACCACCCTCAACCTCGCAATTGAGGCGATGCCCGACCCATTTGGCATATACACCGCGCTCCGCAACCGCTCCGGGAAGCTTATCGATTTTCAAATCGTGGCGGTAAATAGTGCTTTCTGCCAAATTACCGGTTATCAACAGCATGAACTCATCGGTCAACGGCTCCTTGATCTCTTTCCCCATTACCACGAAGACGGTACCTTTGCCGATCTGCAACAACTGCTGAAAACGGGAGAACCGGTACGGCGGATTACGACCATCTCTGATAGGAGCGGTACGCCACGAACGTTTGAAGTCCATGCCGGCAAGTTCAACGACGGTTTTGTCGCAAGCTGGCGCGACATCACCGCCCAATACCAGATCGAGCATCGAATTCGCCAACAAGCTGCGCTTCTTGATCAGATTGCCGACGCGGTGATTGCCACCGATTTAAACTACGTCATCACCGGTTGGAATCGTGGAGCTGAACGCATTTACGGTTGGTCAGCCGAAGAAGTGATCGGAAAACCGTTAGGTTCGTTTCTAAAAACCCAATACACCAACACCACGATGGAAGAAGCTGCACTGGTCTTACACCAAACCGGGTGCTGGGAAGGTGAAGTCGAGCAGCAACGACGCGATGGTCAGATCGTCCCGATCCATGCCGTCGTTGTGTTGAGCCGGGATGAAAACGGCACCCCGACCGGGATCGTCGCGGTCAACCGTGATATTAGCGAACGACGACACTTCGAGCAGTTACTTATGAAAGCCAATCAGCGGCTCGAACAAGCGATTATCGACGCACGGCGACAGGCCGCCGAAATCTTGCTGGTCAACGAATTACACGATCTTTTGCAAGTTTGCCATACCTTCGCCGAAGCAGCCGAAGTGGTCGCCTTCGGGTTAGAACGTCTGTTTCCGCGTCAGTACGGATACGTGATGGTACGGCAAGCCGGTACGGCCAATTTGACATTGCTGGCGCAGTGGGGTGATGGGACCGACGCACCGGCAATGATAACGATCGATCAGTGCTGGGCTTTACGACGTGGTCTGATTCACCGTACCTGCCCGCACGAAAGCATTCGTTGCGCTCATATCTCACCCAACGAACATCATTGTACGTGCTGCATCCCCCTCGTGGTACAGGGCGATATTTTCGGCTTACTGTACATTGCCGGTGAGGAACTGCCACGGAGTGAACTCATCGTGATGACCGGTGACACCATTAAATTGGCCCTCTCGAATCTTGCCTTGCGCGCCACGCTACGTGAACAAGCCATCATCGACCCGCTCACCGGTCTTTACAATCGGCGCTATCTGGAAACAAGTCTGTCTCGTGAATTGCATCGCGCCCAACGCGAACAAATTCCGTTAACGGTCGCAATGATCGATATCGATCATTTCAAGCAGTTTAACGACCAGTATGGACACGATGCGGGCGACACCCTCTTGCGCGAACTCGCGGTCATCTTTCGCGAACACTTACGCCAGAGTGATCTGGCCTGTCGTTTTGGGGGCGAGGAGTTTGTATTAATCCTGCCGGGCGTCAATCAGGCAACCGCACAGACACGGCTGCAACACCTCCGTGAGGTCGTGCAACAGCGACAAATTATCTTTGCCGGCGCACCATTACGTCCAATTACCATCTCAATCGGCTATTTCACCTGCGAAAAAGAGGAGATTGAGCCACACATTCTCCTTCAACGTGCCGATGCAGCCCTCTACGCGGCGAAACGTAGCGGGCGCAATCGGGTGATCGATTTTAGCAATCTGCCAACACTATCGTCCGACGAAGGGGATAAATGA
- a CDS encoding fibronectin type III domain-containing protein has translation MNNLSSSVRWLIVIGIVLVCTAPPVRAAGVVGNGTPASCTETALRAAVAGGGRVTFNCGPQPVTITLSGQLELRQDTELDGGGPQQGGRVTLSGNGRTRLIWVYDATLTIRNLTLINGRSVEGGAIRAAGLNTRVFIYNSIFRNNDSTAGKDEEGGGAISMHFGQLHIEDSVFENNRGINGGAIYNLRCPITVLRSIFRNNDSSYGGVVANFGFGGAIYNDGAGPAGTGGQIVIRDSMFIGNKARNFGGAVYSYLYYPDRSEIERSFFADNIVYLNSNNRASGGALMHHNGPLTLRDSTFVSNRSEDAGGAIVVAQTTLTSGWNRSTLTNLTVVGNRADAATADRGNGGGLYFNGGQATVTNVTVAYNYADRLGGGIYNTSTNAADVELRNTIIAGNFLGSTHDSVQCFGSLRGSHNLQSPVGRACVSGIAQADPRLENAIGYHGGILPTLALQAGSPAINAGVDCPLLDQRGAVRVGACDLGAFEYGGVAPAAQLDPPVLVSVTAVNGGPLVQLTFNPVAGAGRYELEVQREGSSSWVQLLTDNTVVLDVGQYILRLRACNDVVCGTFGNELSVVVTQTPRKSFIPFVGR, from the coding sequence ATGAACAATTTGTCATCTTCGGTGCGCTGGCTGATCGTGATCGGTATCGTACTTGTCTGCACCGCACCCCCCGTTCGCGCTGCCGGTGTGGTCGGAAACGGCACGCCGGCAAGCTGCACCGAAACCGCTCTCCGCGCTGCTGTTGCCGGTGGTGGGCGCGTAACGTTCAATTGTGGTCCGCAACCCGTGACGATTACCCTTTCCGGTCAATTGGAATTGCGCCAAGATACCGAACTTGACGGTGGTGGTCCCCAGCAAGGTGGGCGTGTCACCCTGAGTGGTAATGGTCGTACACGCCTGATCTGGGTGTACGATGCTACGCTCACGATCCGCAACTTGACCTTGATCAACGGTCGTAGTGTGGAAGGCGGGGCTATCCGTGCGGCCGGTCTGAATACGCGAGTGTTTATCTACAACAGCATCTTCCGCAATAACGATAGTACCGCCGGCAAGGATGAAGAAGGCGGTGGCGCGATTTCAATGCATTTTGGGCAGCTCCATATCGAAGATAGTGTATTCGAGAACAACCGCGGTATTAACGGCGGTGCTATTTACAATCTGCGTTGCCCGATCACCGTCCTCCGCTCGATCTTCCGCAATAACGATAGCTCTTATGGTGGCGTTGTCGCCAATTTCGGGTTTGGCGGTGCTATCTATAACGATGGCGCCGGCCCGGCAGGGACGGGTGGTCAGATCGTAATCCGCGATAGCATGTTTATCGGGAATAAAGCACGTAATTTCGGTGGAGCCGTCTACTCGTATCTCTACTACCCCGACCGTTCTGAAATCGAGCGTAGTTTCTTTGCGGATAATATTGTCTATCTCAACAGCAACAATCGCGCAAGCGGTGGTGCGCTGATGCATCACAACGGCCCACTGACGCTGCGCGACTCTACCTTCGTAAGCAACCGCTCGGAAGATGCTGGCGGTGCCATCGTTGTTGCCCAAACGACACTTACGTCGGGGTGGAATCGTTCGACTCTCACCAATCTTACCGTGGTTGGCAATCGGGCTGATGCGGCTACTGCCGATCGCGGGAATGGTGGTGGTCTCTACTTCAACGGTGGGCAGGCAACTGTCACGAATGTTACAGTTGCTTACAATTATGCCGACCGGCTCGGTGGTGGTATATACAATACCTCAACCAACGCGGCAGATGTTGAACTACGCAATACGATCATCGCCGGAAACTTCCTCGGTAGTACGCACGACTCGGTACAGTGTTTTGGCAGCTTGCGCGGCAGTCACAATCTGCAAAGTCCGGTGGGGCGTGCCTGTGTTAGCGGGATTGCGCAAGCCGATCCTCGCCTGGAGAATGCCATTGGTTATCACGGTGGAATATTGCCGACGCTTGCCCTCCAGGCCGGTAGTCCGGCGATCAACGCCGGTGTCGATTGTCCTCTGCTCGATCAACGGGGGGCAGTGCGGGTTGGCGCATGCGATCTCGGCGCCTTCGAGTATGGTGGCGTAGCACCGGCTGCGCAGCTCGATCCGCCGGTGTTGGTGAGTGTAACTGCTGTGAATGGTGGCCCGCTGGTGCAACTGACCTTCAATCCGGTCGCCGGTGCCGGACGCTACGAGCTTGAAGTTCAACGTGAGGGAAGTTCGTCGTGGGTGCAGTTGTTGACCGATAACACGGTAGTCCTCGATGTCGGTCAGTATATCTTGCGATTGCGTGCCTGTAATGATGTTGTCTGTGGTACTTTTGGGAATGAATTGAGTGTGGTTGTGACCCAAACACCGCGGAAATCATTTATCCCCTTCGTCGGACGATAG
- a CDS encoding GAF domain-containing protein, translating into MPDTEDLAALTVAELVEQVRELRAANAQLRRQLHPVGPPLAAHALAGELIRQTALLARLGIEFRDDLEPMGLIQQTLQAVTVDLPADEATVVLIGPDRQPSQALTVALGAPRLLPPERAAELIGQGSAGWALRQGSSIVLLDLANDVRRFQLRELQTGGSLIATPIRQPTATTGVLIVYRLATNAFSSNELILIESIATQLSVALGAVQLSQQYRLRQHRFLNLLNLGQLATAGHTVGDVAARCYTIAIETFAARWGLLFLYPAPQAPLAWIEPANLAVDVPITAIGGAAQLAAESQHVVTVALGDDVTCLALPLTHDGTTIGGLALGFTGQRPSPGGLDWNLLELFASQTATVCATLQLVQRLHEQAQLLEELVTERTDQLQRSRDVLRMVFDSLPEGVVLLDESERLAAVNTVFANQIVGRHPRDLVGKTYAHLLRMIERAAPTTIELVPEARSGRQQLRLRQRLADGERSFLIERMGIPSSQGQPASRLEFWRRES; encoded by the coding sequence ATGCCCGATACTGAAGACCTTGCCGCTCTGACCGTTGCTGAACTGGTAGAACAAGTACGCGAATTACGCGCTGCCAATGCCCAATTACGCCGACAGTTGCATCCCGTCGGTCCACCGCTCGCTGCGCACGCATTGGCCGGTGAACTCATCCGACAAACCGCACTGCTTGCCCGTCTCGGTATCGAGTTTCGTGACGATCTCGAACCAATGGGGTTGATCCAGCAGACCTTGCAGGCGGTGACCGTTGACTTGCCCGCCGATGAGGCAACGGTTGTATTGATCGGTCCCGATCGGCAACCATCCCAAGCCTTGACCGTAGCTCTCGGTGCGCCACGTCTGCTGCCACCTGAGCGCGCAGCCGAACTGATCGGTCAGGGGAGTGCCGGTTGGGCGTTGCGTCAAGGTAGCAGTATTGTCCTCCTCGATCTAGCCAACGACGTGCGACGCTTCCAGCTCCGTGAATTACAAACCGGCGGCAGTCTGATTGCTACACCAATCCGACAACCTACAGCCACTACCGGCGTCTTGATCGTCTACCGTCTGGCGACGAATGCGTTTAGCAGTAACGAACTGATCTTGATCGAAAGCATTGCTACCCAACTGAGCGTCGCACTCGGTGCCGTACAGCTATCACAGCAGTATCGTCTCCGCCAACATCGATTTCTCAACTTGCTCAACCTCGGTCAGTTGGCTACTGCCGGCCATACTGTCGGTGACGTTGCTGCACGATGTTATACAATCGCTATCGAAACGTTCGCTGCGCGCTGGGGTTTGCTGTTCTTGTATCCGGCGCCGCAAGCACCGCTCGCTTGGATTGAACCGGCTAACCTTGCCGTCGATGTCCCGATAACTGCTATCGGTGGCGCCGCTCAGCTTGCTGCCGAGAGTCAACATGTTGTGACCGTTGCGCTGGGTGATGACGTGACCTGTCTTGCCTTACCGTTGACCCACGATGGTACGACAATTGGCGGCCTGGCACTTGGGTTTACCGGTCAGCGTCCATCACCCGGTGGTCTCGATTGGAACCTGCTCGAATTGTTTGCCAGCCAGACTGCAACGGTCTGTGCAACCTTACAATTGGTGCAACGGCTACACGAACAGGCGCAACTCCTCGAAGAACTGGTTACCGAGCGTACCGATCAATTGCAACGTTCGCGTGACGTGTTACGCATGGTGTTTGACAGCTTACCGGAAGGCGTGGTCTTACTCGATGAAAGCGAGCGACTGGCCGCCGTCAATACGGTCTTCGCGAACCAAATCGTCGGTCGCCATCCTCGTGATCTGGTTGGCAAGACGTATGCTCACCTCTTGCGTATGATCGAGCGGGCTGCGCCAACAACGATCGAATTGGTGCCCGAGGCTCGTTCCGGTCGCCAGCAATTACGACTGCGACAGCGGTTAGCCGACGGTGAACGCAGCTTTCTGATCGAACGAATGGGGATACCGTCTTCACAAGGTCAGCCGGCGTCGCGGCTTGAATTTTGGCGACGCGAGTCGTAA
- the phoU gene encoding phosphate signaling complex protein PhoU, with protein MVRERYIRQISSLREDLLRMFSMVEQQLLRAIRCLESWDTIAAAQIIHDDQQIDEAWRALEESVIHVLATQQPVVASDLRLTSVVTAIAGELERIGDYANSIAKRVRRASRRSSFIAPPPQIHEMAQLVLHMVNTSLEAFLHQDVELARSLTDHDERVDELEDTLRALIISEARQDPDRFEAAVDLLDMVHALERTADRATNIGERVIYLATSSQTTLN; from the coding sequence ATGGTACGCGAGCGTTATATTCGCCAGATCAGCTCTCTCCGTGAAGATCTGTTGCGAATGTTTAGTATGGTGGAGCAGCAGTTGTTACGTGCAATTCGCTGTCTTGAGTCGTGGGATACCATAGCCGCAGCCCAAATTATCCACGATGATCAGCAGATCGATGAGGCTTGGCGGGCATTAGAAGAGAGTGTTATTCACGTATTGGCGACCCAACAGCCGGTCGTGGCATCTGATTTACGATTGACGAGTGTCGTAACGGCAATTGCCGGTGAGCTAGAACGGATCGGGGATTACGCCAACAGTATTGCCAAGCGAGTACGCCGTGCCTCGCGTCGGTCGTCATTTATCGCACCACCGCCCCAGATTCATGAGATGGCCCAACTGGTCTTGCACATGGTTAATACCAGTCTAGAGGCATTTCTCCACCAAGATGTCGAGTTGGCCCGTTCCCTGACCGATCACGATGAGCGAGTTGATGAACTCGAAGATACGCTGCGTGCCTTGATTATTAGCGAAGCCCGCCAGGATCCCGACCGCTTTGAGGCAGCAGTTGATCTGCTCGATATGGTGCATGCCCTTGAGCGAACCGCCGACCGTGCAACGAATATCGGCGAGCGGGTGATCTATTTGGCAACGAGCAGCCAGACAACACTCAATTAA
- the metH gene encoding methionine synthase, translated as MTRPTYLQALAERVLVYDGAMGTSIDTFDLTAEDYGGEATFGCRDYLVITRPDVIESIHTSFLEAGCDVIETCTFQSTRLRLAEWGLGDRTIEINRAAAALARRVADRFAARDGRPRYVAGSIGPTGKLPSSDDPELSNITFAELSDIFREQAIGLIEGGVDLLLVETSVDILEVKAALDGIRRAKIDLNRPDIAVQAQVFLDLSGRMLLGTDVPAMIATLEAMPVDVIGLNCGTGPEHMRAAIQYLTAHSRKPISCIPNAGLPLEVEGRTVYPMEPEPFAEVLAEFVRDYGVAVVGGCCGTRPAHIARLRQLLGNDPTPKVRQVEYIPSVSSGIRATALRQDATLTMIGERLNTLGSRKVKRLLLRDDYDGALEVAREQVESGAHMLDVCVAMTERSDEREQMTRLIKKLTLNIELPLVIDTTEAEVLEAALSIYPGRALINSVSLEGGRGAKIDKVLPLAARYGAAVIAMTIDEEGMAHTAERKVAIAERIAQIARDEYGLPAEALVFDVLTFPITTGQEELRYSAIETLEGIRLVKQRIPGCFTTLGVSNLSFGVAPHARAALNSVFLYHAVAAGLDTAIINPAHITPYAEIDPVQRELCEDLIFARRDDALARFIAYFEQHTASSDNEREDPTASMTVDQRLHWKILHRKKEGIEDDIDQAVDERLQAIGLRLSDPAAAVRDDQGASPQGRAAVEVLNNVLLPAMKEVGDLFGAGQLILPFVLQSAEAMKKAVARLERYLDRVEGTSKAKVVLATVYGDVHDIGKNLVNTILSNNGYTVYDLGKQVPINTIVEKALEVQADAIGLSALLVSTSKQMPLCVQELHRRGLRIPVLVGGAAINRQYGQRITFVDDEEPYPAGVFYCKDAFEGLETMDRLSNPATRDQFIEQTIREAANVLHRRMTGRVALADLGEAASATAAGVRSAVRTDVPVPVPPFWGWRATSRIRLRDVVECLDRNSLYRLQWGAKNAKGEEWERLRAEFDQKVRELIAEAERDGWLQPKVIYGYFPVQSDGLELIVYDPVNRSRELTRFVFPRQPARERLCISDYFRSVDSGEYDVAAFQIVTIGSTVDELVDTLQQRGDYSRSYYIHGLGVSLAEALAEYTNRIIRQGLGLDERRGKRYSWGYPACPDLSEHAKLWQILPGEEIGVTLTEAFQLVPEQSTAAIVVHHPEAKYFSIGSAVERAETDVQNQ; from the coding sequence GTGACGCGACCAACCTATTTGCAAGCATTGGCTGAACGGGTGTTAGTCTACGATGGTGCGATGGGCACGTCCATCGATACCTTCGATCTTACCGCCGAGGATTACGGAGGTGAGGCAACGTTTGGTTGCCGTGATTATCTGGTGATCACGCGGCCCGATGTCATTGAGTCGATCCATACCTCGTTCCTTGAAGCCGGCTGCGATGTTATCGAGACGTGTACGTTTCAGAGCACACGCCTCCGGTTGGCCGAATGGGGTCTTGGTGATCGTACCATCGAGATTAACCGTGCTGCTGCTGCGTTAGCCCGTCGCGTTGCCGACCGGTTCGCGGCCCGTGATGGTCGTCCCCGCTACGTCGCCGGGTCAATCGGCCCAACCGGCAAGCTACCATCGTCAGACGATCCGGAACTGAGTAATATCACTTTTGCCGAGTTGTCGGATATCTTCCGCGAGCAGGCGATTGGCTTGATTGAGGGTGGGGTTGATCTGCTGTTGGTCGAGACGAGTGTCGATATTCTTGAAGTCAAAGCTGCGCTCGATGGTATCCGACGGGCAAAGATCGATCTGAACCGACCGGATATTGCGGTGCAAGCACAAGTCTTTCTCGATCTGTCGGGCCGTATGCTACTCGGAACCGATGTGCCGGCTATGATCGCGACCCTTGAGGCGATGCCGGTCGATGTGATCGGTCTGAATTGCGGTACCGGCCCGGAACATATGCGTGCCGCTATCCAGTATCTGACGGCTCATTCGCGTAAACCGATTTCATGCATTCCCAACGCCGGTTTGCCGCTTGAAGTCGAGGGGCGTACCGTCTATCCAATGGAACCGGAGCCATTCGCGGAGGTACTGGCCGAGTTTGTTCGCGATTACGGTGTAGCGGTGGTCGGCGGCTGCTGCGGTACTCGTCCGGCACATATTGCTCGCTTGCGCCAATTGCTCGGCAATGATCCAACTCCGAAAGTGCGGCAGGTCGAGTATATTCCGAGTGTTAGTTCGGGGATCCGTGCCACGGCGCTGCGCCAGGATGCTACGCTCACAATGATCGGCGAGCGACTGAATACGCTCGGTTCACGGAAAGTGAAACGGCTGCTGCTGCGTGACGACTACGACGGTGCGTTAGAAGTGGCCCGTGAACAGGTCGAAAGTGGTGCGCACATGCTCGATGTTTGCGTGGCAATGACCGAACGCAGCGATGAGCGTGAGCAAATGACCCGCTTGATCAAGAAGCTGACGCTGAATATCGAGTTGCCGCTGGTGATCGATACCACTGAGGCTGAAGTTCTCGAGGCGGCACTGTCGATCTATCCCGGTCGGGCATTGATCAATTCGGTCTCGCTTGAGGGCGGACGTGGCGCGAAGATCGATAAGGTGTTGCCGTTGGCGGCGCGCTACGGTGCCGCTGTGATCGCGATGACAATCGACGAAGAGGGTATGGCGCACACCGCCGAGCGAAAAGTGGCCATTGCCGAGCGAATTGCTCAGATTGCCCGCGATGAGTATGGATTGCCCGCCGAAGCGCTGGTGTTCGATGTGCTGACCTTCCCGATTACGACCGGTCAGGAAGAGTTGCGTTATTCGGCTATCGAGACGCTCGAAGGTATCCGCTTGGTCAAGCAACGTATCCCCGGTTGTTTCACGACGCTTGGGGTGAGTAACCTCAGCTTCGGTGTTGCTCCGCATGCCCGCGCCGCGCTTAACTCGGTGTTTCTCTACCACGCGGTAGCAGCCGGCCTCGATACGGCCATTATCAATCCGGCTCATATTACTCCCTACGCCGAGATCGATCCGGTGCAGCGCGAGTTGTGTGAAGATCTGATCTTTGCCCGTCGTGACGATGCGTTGGCGCGTTTCATCGCCTATTTCGAGCAGCATACCGCAAGTAGTGATAACGAGCGCGAAGATCCCACCGCCAGCATGACGGTCGATCAGCGGCTACACTGGAAGATTTTGCACCGCAAGAAAGAGGGTATTGAGGACGATATTGATCAAGCGGTTGATGAGCGATTGCAAGCCATTGGACTGCGCCTGAGCGATCCGGCGGCAGCAGTGCGCGATGATCAAGGGGCATCACCCCAGGGCCGCGCGGCAGTTGAGGTGCTGAACAACGTCTTACTACCGGCAATGAAGGAGGTTGGCGATCTCTTCGGTGCCGGTCAACTCATTCTCCCGTTTGTGTTGCAAAGTGCTGAAGCGATGAAGAAGGCGGTTGCCCGCCTCGAACGGTACCTCGACCGGGTAGAAGGGACCAGTAAAGCCAAAGTCGTGTTGGCGACGGTGTACGGCGATGTCCACGACATCGGCAAGAATCTGGTTAACACGATTCTCTCCAACAACGGCTATACGGTCTACGATCTCGGCAAACAGGTGCCGATCAATACGATTGTCGAGAAGGCGCTAGAGGTGCAGGCCGACGCGATCGGTCTCTCGGCGTTGCTGGTCAGTACAAGCAAACAGATGCCCCTCTGTGTGCAAGAGTTGCATCGGCGTGGATTGCGGATTCCGGTGTTGGTTGGTGGGGCTGCGATCAATCGCCAGTATGGTCAGCGTATCACCTTTGTCGATGATGAAGAACCGTATCCCGCCGGTGTCTTTTATTGCAAAGACGCCTTCGAGGGGCTTGAGACAATGGATCGGCTGAGTAATCCGGCAACTCGTGATCAATTTATCGAGCAGACCATCCGTGAGGCAGCGAATGTGCTGCACCGACGAATGACCGGGCGGGTGGCATTGGCCGATCTGGGTGAGGCGGCGAGTGCGACGGCTGCCGGAGTACGTTCGGCGGTGCGGACCGATGTACCGGTGCCCGTACCTCCGTTTTGGGGGTGGCGAGCGACGAGCCGAATTCGGCTGCGCGACGTGGTCGAATGTCTTGACCGCAATAGCCTTTACCGTTTGCAATGGGGTGCCAAAAATGCAAAGGGTGAAGAGTGGGAACGATTGCGGGCAGAGTTCGATCAAAAGGTGCGCGAATTGATCGCTGAAGCCGAGCGTGATGGTTGGTTGCAGCCGAAGGTGATCTACGGCTACTTCCCGGTGCAGAGTGATGGTCTTGAACTGATCGTCTATGATCCGGTCAATCGCTCACGTGAATTGACCCGTTTTGTCTTTCCCCGTCAACCGGCCCGTGAACGTCTCTGCATTAGCGATTATTTCCGCAGTGTCGATAGCGGTGAGTATGATGTCGCCGCTTTCCAGATTGTTACGATAGGGAGCACAGTTGACGAATTAGTTGATACGTTACAGCAGCGTGGTGATTATAGTCGCAGCTACTATATCCACGGACTTGGCGTCAGCCTCGCCGAGGCGTTGGCCGAATATACCAACCGTATTATCCGACAGGGGCTAGGTCTCGATGAGCGACGCGGTAAGCGCTATTCGTGGGGCTACCCGGCCTGCCCCGATCTCTCCGAGCATGCTAAGCTGTGGCAAATCCTTCCCGGTGAAGAGATCGGTGTGACGTTGACTGAGGCGTTCCAGTTGGTGCCCGAACAAAGCACGGCGGCGATTGTGGTGCATCACCCCGAAGCAAAATATTTCAGCATCGGCAGCGCCGTCGAACGCGCTGAAACCGACGTTCAGAACCAATAA